In Halosegnis marinus, one genomic interval encodes:
- a CDS encoding DUF7289 family protein, whose protein sequence is MFDERGQSTTLGTALVIAITVTAATATVGAAVLTLEESRLQAREERAADAMATFDSTAALVGLDPATERATVDLGDGTGTTTVTDGGRLTVTAVNGNDTRTLVNRSLGTVSYEVGGTTVAFQGGGVWRDPAGGPVGMVTPPEFHFEGRTLTVPVVSVAADDDPERLPSGRLAVSAAGSRSVFPNATLGRTNPVPSERVRVSVRSDYYEAWAAYFERHVGGVVEADDANRTATVVLVTEASGNASFGIGGSGGTSIRLAGRGGADAFVDSYDSDERSYAATSDADRADGRIVAAGDVKVTGGAVVRGDVVIPSDGCVTTTGARGRGRGGAGADSCTDGGDAVTGEVVRRNVSLTLPQGRVAARVASLRGDNDNGAALDDGSLAGDTLTAGEYYAEEMTLDGETLTFDVSDGDVTLAINGDVTLDRSDVEVTGSGGTVRLYVNGNRFEMRDATVSVPGDRAERFWVYGTPDLVGEMRGSELTGVFYAPAAEGEDTFRMRQSEVFGAVATADPNLRAGSTVHYDEALRDEPVYTTRATLVSYLHVSVNEVEVEER, encoded by the coding sequence ATGTTCGACGAACGGGGGCAGTCCACGACGCTGGGGACGGCCCTCGTCATCGCGATCACCGTGACCGCGGCGACGGCGACGGTGGGCGCCGCGGTGTTGACCCTCGAGGAGTCACGGCTCCAGGCGCGCGAGGAGCGCGCGGCGGACGCGATGGCGACGTTCGACTCGACGGCCGCGCTGGTGGGACTGGACCCGGCGACGGAGCGCGCGACCGTCGACCTCGGCGACGGGACCGGGACGACGACGGTGACGGACGGCGGCCGGCTCACGGTGACGGCGGTGAACGGGAACGACACCCGGACGCTCGTGAACCGGTCGCTCGGGACGGTGAGCTACGAGGTGGGCGGCACGACGGTGGCCTTCCAAGGCGGGGGGGTGTGGCGCGACCCGGCCGGCGGCCCGGTCGGGATGGTGACGCCGCCGGAGTTCCACTTCGAGGGGCGAACGCTCACCGTCCCGGTCGTGAGCGTCGCGGCCGACGACGACCCCGAACGGCTCCCGTCCGGCCGGCTGGCGGTGTCGGCGGCCGGGTCGCGCTCGGTGTTCCCGAACGCGACGCTCGGGCGGACGAACCCCGTCCCGAGCGAGCGGGTGCGCGTCTCCGTGCGGAGCGACTACTACGAGGCGTGGGCGGCCTACTTCGAGCGGCACGTGGGCGGCGTCGTCGAGGCCGACGACGCGAACCGGACCGCGACGGTGGTGCTCGTCACCGAGGCGAGCGGGAACGCGAGCTTCGGCATCGGCGGCTCCGGCGGGACGAGCATCCGGCTCGCGGGGCGCGGCGGCGCGGACGCGTTCGTCGACAGCTACGACTCCGACGAGCGGAGCTACGCCGCGACGAGCGACGCGGACCGCGCGGACGGGCGGATCGTCGCCGCCGGCGACGTGAAGGTGACCGGCGGGGCCGTGGTGCGCGGCGACGTGGTCATCCCGTCCGACGGCTGCGTGACGACCACCGGCGCGCGCGGTCGGGGACGCGGGGGCGCCGGGGCCGACAGCTGTACGGACGGCGGGGACGCCGTCACAGGCGAGGTCGTCCGTCGGAACGTGAGCCTCACGCTGCCGCAGGGGCGGGTCGCGGCGCGGGTGGCGAGCCTCCGGGGCGACAACGACAACGGCGCGGCGCTGGACGACGGCTCGCTCGCCGGCGACACCCTCACCGCCGGCGAGTACTACGCCGAGGAGATGACGCTCGACGGGGAGACGCTCACCTTCGACGTGTCGGACGGCGACGTGACGCTCGCGATCAACGGCGACGTGACGCTCGACCGGAGCGACGTCGAGGTGACGGGGAGCGGCGGCACCGTCCGGCTCTACGTCAACGGCAACCGTTTCGAGATGCGCGACGCGACCGTGTCGGTCCCCGGCGACCGCGCCGAACGGTTCTGGGTGTACGGCACGCCGGACCTCGTCGGCGAGATGCGGGGGTCGGAGCTGACGGGCGTCTTCTACGCCCCGGCCGCGGAGGGCGAGGACACGTTCCGGATGCGCCAGTCGGAGGTGTTCGGGGCCGTCGCGACCGCCGACCCGAACCTCCGTGCCGGCTCGACGGTCCACTACGACGAGGCGCTGCGCGACGAGCCCGTATACACGACGCGGGCGACGCTGGTCTCGTATCTCCACGTCTCCGTCAACGAGGTCGAGGTCGAGGAGCGCTAG
- a CDS encoding PAS domain S-box protein, whose translation MTDGSPDRLRDSTERDRGNRRGEPARIALAVTRDRNAELLSELLDDHDVVEAGTEVPPGTDVCVVDPKGFAEVREALSAWKRRERPAAAPVLLVAGATEDELWTRYAEAMGESLDAIQPVPAPRRAVRARVDGLLSVRHESLLAADRRARLELYERAMNGANVGISIADATAEDLPLVYVNDGFEEMTGYDRAEVLGRNCRFLQGEGTDPATVRRLREGIEAERPVAVEIRNYRKSGEPFWNRVEVVPVEGDDGETAHFIGFQRDVTERKDREELLAEYERVVRSVSDPILVLDADGTVRYVNEAAERAFGAGATGAAAAELFAPRTAAAFEEVFDAVRETGEELTRDITVGGSGGHATVYQFRLQPETFGDETRIVVVARDITEIKRQQERLSVLDRVLRHNLRNKLNVVIGNAGTLADEPDDEPAEVAAVAERIEAAAETLLELGDAARRFDVSSDPAGSPSEEVDVAAFVRSMAPELSEAHPTAEVRADASGSVTARCPPQLRFCVEELVDNAVARGAGTPAVVVSVRGTADAVELRVSDDGDPMPDVERRALSAGTETPLEHTQGIELWLVRWAVEGVGGRFRVEDTETGTTVVLTFPRR comes from the coding sequence ATGACGGACGGCTCGCCCGACCGGCTCCGCGATTCGACCGAGCGCGACCGCGGGAACCGGCGCGGAGAGCCGGCACGGATAGCGTTGGCCGTGACCCGCGACCGCAACGCCGAGCTGCTGAGCGAGCTGCTCGACGACCACGACGTGGTCGAGGCGGGGACGGAGGTCCCGCCGGGGACCGACGTGTGTGTCGTGGACCCGAAGGGGTTCGCCGAGGTGCGCGAGGCGCTGTCGGCGTGGAAGCGGCGCGAGCGCCCCGCCGCGGCCCCGGTGTTGCTCGTGGCCGGCGCGACGGAGGACGAGCTGTGGACGCGCTACGCGGAGGCGATGGGCGAGTCGCTCGACGCCATCCAGCCGGTGCCCGCGCCGCGCCGGGCCGTCCGCGCCCGCGTCGACGGGCTGCTCAGCGTCCGCCACGAATCGCTGCTCGCCGCCGACCGTCGGGCGCGGCTCGAGCTGTACGAGCGGGCGATGAACGGGGCGAACGTCGGCATCAGCATCGCGGACGCGACGGCCGAGGACCTCCCGCTCGTTTACGTCAACGACGGGTTCGAGGAGATGACGGGGTACGACCGGGCGGAGGTGCTCGGGCGGAACTGCCGGTTCCTGCAGGGCGAGGGGACGGACCCGGCGACCGTCCGGCGGCTCCGGGAGGGCATCGAGGCCGAGCGGCCCGTCGCCGTCGAGATACGCAACTACCGGAAGTCCGGCGAGCCGTTCTGGAACCGCGTCGAGGTGGTCCCCGTCGAGGGCGACGACGGGGAGACGGCCCACTTCATCGGCTTCCAGCGGGACGTGACGGAGCGGAAGGACCGCGAGGAGCTGCTCGCCGAGTACGAGCGGGTCGTCCGGTCGGTGAGCGACCCCATCCTCGTGCTCGACGCGGACGGCACCGTCCGCTACGTCAACGAGGCGGCCGAGCGCGCGTTCGGCGCGGGGGCGACGGGCGCGGCGGCCGCGGAGCTGTTCGCCCCCCGGACGGCCGCGGCCTTCGAGGAGGTGTTCGACGCCGTCCGGGAGACGGGCGAGGAGCTGACCCGCGACATCACCGTCGGCGGGTCGGGCGGGCACGCGACCGTCTACCAGTTCCGGCTCCAGCCGGAGACGTTCGGCGACGAGACGCGAATCGTCGTCGTCGCGCGCGACATCACGGAGATAAAGCGCCAACAGGAACGGCTCTCCGTGCTCGACCGCGTGTTACGTCACAACCTCCGCAACAAGCTCAACGTCGTCATCGGCAACGCCGGGACGCTGGCCGACGAGCCGGACGACGAGCCCGCGGAGGTGGCGGCGGTCGCGGAGCGCATCGAGGCGGCCGCGGAGACGCTGCTCGAACTCGGCGACGCCGCCCGCCGCTTCGACGTGAGCAGCGACCCCGCCGGCTCGCCCAGCGAGGAGGTCGACGTCGCCGCCTTCGTCCGGTCGATGGCGCCGGAGCTCTCGGAGGCCCACCCGACCGCCGAGGTACGCGCGGACGCGTCCGGGTCGGTCACCGCGCGGTGTCCCCCCCAGCTCCGCTTCTGCGTCGAGGAGCTCGTCGACAACGCCGTCGCGCGCGGCGCCGGGACGCCGGCCGTCGTGGTGTCGGTCCGGGGGACCGCCGACGCGGTGGAACTGCGGGTCAGCGACGACGGGGACCCGATGCCGGACGTGGAGCGGCGGGCGCTGTCGGCCGGGACGGAGACGCCGCTCGAACACACACAGGGCATCGAGCTGTGGCTCGTCCGGTGGGCCGTCGAGGGCGTCGGCGGCCGGTTCCGCGTCGAGGACACCGAGACGGGGACGACGGTCGTGTTGACGTTCCCCCGCCGTTAA
- a CDS encoding DUF7266 family protein encodes MARAQSTTVGYLLSVAVATLLVVGLVAGVGTFVESEQRAAVDDQLRVVADRLAAQAVAVDTLARRNGGTAYTEPDLPARVVGSTYRVALVVEGGDTLVRVSTADPAVTVTVPVAVGVPVTESGTTGGDLALCYDDVDGDGESELYVGGRR; translated from the coding sequence GTGGCGCGCGCCCAGTCCACGACGGTCGGCTACCTGCTCTCGGTGGCCGTCGCCACCCTGCTCGTCGTCGGGCTCGTCGCGGGGGTCGGCACCTTCGTCGAGTCCGAACAGCGCGCGGCCGTCGACGACCAGCTCCGGGTGGTCGCGGACCGCCTCGCCGCGCAGGCGGTCGCCGTCGATACGCTGGCGCGCCGGAACGGCGGCACCGCCTACACGGAACCGGACCTCCCCGCGCGGGTCGTCGGGTCGACCTACCGGGTGGCGCTCGTCGTGGAGGGCGGCGACACGCTCGTCCGCGTCTCGACCGCCGACCCCGCGGTCACGGTCACCGTCCCGGTCGCGGTCGGCGTCCCCGTGACCGAGTCCGGGACGACGGGCGGCGACCTCGCGCTGTGTTACGACGACGTCGACGGCGACGGCGAGTCCGAACTGTACGTGGGTGGGCGGCGGTGA
- a CDS encoding DUF7289 family protein, with translation MTPDRGDRGVSDVLGYVLVFAVVVVAVTLLVTNGLGTVESVRTNARLDAAQGGLAVVDANVEGLHRSGVPRRSTALQLNGGRLSLAGTTAIGVVATHDGEEVTNYTDVGVRLVHRVGDRSVSLDFGGQFRTGAGGATTVTDPPPFAFVRRDAGGPFDRVTLPVMLQRGNDTVDSRSQVSVLASASGRRLVNHSAARAGEPPVRGEITVVTEPSRARAWAGYFDERGLSRNATATDLDAGVVVYEFETRRLVVHEVRVEFGLR, from the coding sequence GTGACCCCGGACCGCGGCGACCGCGGCGTCTCCGACGTGCTCGGCTACGTGCTCGTGTTCGCCGTCGTCGTCGTCGCCGTCACCCTGCTGGTGACGAACGGGCTGGGGACGGTCGAGTCGGTTCGGACGAACGCCCGGCTCGACGCCGCACAGGGCGGGCTCGCGGTGGTCGACGCGAACGTCGAGGGGCTGCACCGGTCGGGCGTCCCGCGACGCTCGACGGCGCTCCAACTGAACGGCGGCCGGCTGTCGCTGGCCGGTACCACCGCCATCGGGGTGGTCGCGACACACGACGGCGAGGAGGTGACGAACTACACCGACGTGGGCGTGCGGCTCGTCCACCGCGTCGGGGACCGCTCCGTGAGCCTCGACTTCGGCGGGCAGTTCCGGACCGGCGCCGGCGGCGCGACGACGGTGACCGACCCGCCGCCGTTCGCGTTCGTACGGCGCGACGCCGGCGGGCCGTTCGACAGGGTGACGCTCCCCGTCATGCTCCAGCGCGGCAACGACACCGTGGACAGCCGCTCGCAGGTGTCGGTGCTCGCGTCCGCGAGCGGCCGCCGGCTGGTGAACCACTCCGCCGCCCGGGCCGGGGAGCCGCCCGTCCGCGGGGAGATAACCGTCGTCACCGAGCCGTCGCGGGCGCGGGCGTGGGCCGGCTACTTCGACGAGCGGGGGCTGTCGCGAAACGCGACGGCGACCGACCTCGACGCGGGAGTCGTCGTGTACGAGTTCGAGACGCGGCGGCTCGTCGTCCACGAGGTGCGCGTGGAGTTCGGGCTCCGCTAG